A segment of the bacterium genome:
ATCCGCAAAAATATGAACATCACATGCAACGCGTTTTATAAAGACATAACCGGTTTGACCGGGACAAGAGCAATAGAAAATGAAGCTCATATCTACTGGTCTTACTTCAATGTCGAATATGGCAGCGCCAAGGGCATCGAAACAATCCTTGATTATTCCAATTCCGTGTTCACCGGCAAGATATCGTACACGTTATCCTGGGCAAAGGGCACGAGTTCCTATGCCGCTGAAGTCCATGACGATTACTGGCGCGATACGACATATATCCCTTCGGCCGACGAGTATGACCTGGACTTTGACCAGCGCCACCGGTTCCTGGCGCAGGGCACGTTCAGTCTGCCCATGGCGGTCAAACTGCACCTTTTTGGTTATGTCGGTTTTGGTTTTCCCTATGCCGAGCCAAACGCCGAAAACAAGGTTTCAAACGCCCCGCGTTCAGAACTGCAGAAACAAATCGACTGCGTCGTGACCGCGCCCATAAGGATCGGCCGGTTCACGGTGAACGCGCTGGCCGAGGTCATTAATATTTTGGATATCAGGTACCAGAAGACTCCGTACAGTTCGATCTATATGTATTCACCTCCCAGGGCCGAGGAACTTGATGATTACATGACCATGGATGCGCCCTATTATCACCCGGCCGTGGATTTTAACCATGACGGCGTGATCACTCCCCGGGAAGAATATACTGCGCATCAAGACATGTGGAGATTTTATAACCAACAAGCCTGGATTAACGTTAATTCCGCGCCGCGGCGGGCAAGGGTGGGGATAACGCTGAATTTTTGATCCATCTGGACTGGAAGACATAAGCCATTCGGCATGGATGCAGTTATGGTTATTGGTAATTGGTTAATGGTTAAATATTTAACTATATTATTTTCGATTATTTAACCATTTAACGATTTAGCCAAGAATTCTTTTTCATGCGTGGTTCTTGATTTAATATAGAGATTGTATATATTTATTCATGGAAAGGATCATCCTCTACATCACCATTCTGATCACCGCGGCTTTCATTATTATTTCAAAGATCTTCGATCCGATCTGGCTGATCGTGCTCGTACTGACGATACTCTGGTATCACCGTGAAGAAAGCAATATCCGGCCGTTTTTCATTATCAACCTTCTGCTCTTTCTCTGTTATTTCGTTTTTCATTATTTTTCCCTGCTCGTTCCTTTCATAATCGGTATGGGGCTTTCGTATATACTGGCGCCGGCCGTGAACTGGCTGGAAAGGCGGCGCGTGCCCAATGCGGTCGCGATCCTGGCGGTACTCATTCCTTTCATTGTCGTGATCCCGCTGGTCATCTTCATGGTCATATTCGGGCTGGTCGACGAGGTCCAGGTCATGATCAGCAGGATCCCAGATGTCATCCAGTACGTGCAGGACCTTCTGGGGCTTATCATCGCTAAATTATCCAACATTGGGATCAGCATAGATCCGGACCTGATCGCGAATACCGTCACTGACCAGCTGACCAATATCCTGAGCGGTTTTTTCATCACGATCGGGCAGATCGGCAAGGGCATCCGGGATCTGGTCATCATTTTGTATAATCTGGTATTGATACCGCTCTCCGGATACCTGTTCCTTGCCGACCGCAAGAGGATCGCGCTCTGGTTTAAAGAACTGTTCCCCGCGGACGAGCAGGCGCAGGTCAGTGAATTCATCGGCCGGTTGAACATATCGTTCGCCAAGTTTTTCCGGGGACAGCTCCTGCTGATGCTCGTGGTCGGCGTGATCGTCGGGTTTTGCCTGTGGATCCTGGGGATAAGATATTACCTCTTGCTGGCGATCGTGGCCGCGCTGGCAAATATCATTCCGAACGTGGGTTTTATCCTGAGTTTCCTGCCCGCGATCCTGATCGGCGCTTTGAGCCCTTCTCCTTGGGCTGCCTTGATGAAAATATGCGCGGTCTACCTGGGCGAACAGCTCCTGGAAAATTTCCTGCTGGGACCCTTGATCGTCGGCCGGGCATCGCGCCTTAACCCGGTCGTGGTTATGATCGTGCTCGTGCTGGGCGGCGCGGTCTTCGGGATCTGGGGCGTGATCATCGCCGTACCGGTCGCGATCTTCCTGCGCGAATACTTGAATTATTTTTTGGGCCTGAATCTGTAAGATTTTGTCATTCCCGCCCCTGCTTCCGCAGGAGTAAACTTGTCCCCGCATAAGCGGGAAGAAGGAATCCAGAAGATAAAAGAAAATGAAAAAGCCTGGATTCCGCATCAAGTGCGGAATGACATATAAGGATAACGAAAAAAAGAAGGTTCATCGAGAATGCCGAGCCAAAAGGAGAACAATATGAAAAACATGCCCAATCTTACTGGTATCGTAGTTACGTTTTTTTTATCGATAACCGCATCATTACATGCGCAGGTTTTTTTCCCGGTGCAGGACGCGTACGTATCTCAGTACAATCCCACAAGTAATTTCGGTGACGTCGGATGGCTCTGGGTATATAGTGATCTATGGTATGATGGCACGATCGCCCGTAGTCTCATCGAGTTTGACCTCACCAGTATCCCGCCCGGTTCTCCGGTTCAGGCGGCAATGCTCAATATCTATATGTTCAACCAGGCCGGGAGCGACATGATCGTAGAGCTGCATTCGGTGCTGCAGCCCTGGAGCGAAATGACCGTCACCTGGAATAACCAGCCGGTGCATGACACCAACATCGTCGCTCTCCTGCCTTACCAGGATTATGGCTGGTGGCATTTCCCGGTCACCGGGATCGTGCAAGACTGGATAAATAATCCCGTCATCAATAACGGCCTTAAGATGAAACATCAGGTTGAACAGTATCCTGACAGCCTGGGCTACGCCGTTTATTTTTATTCGCGCGATACGACCCTGGAACAACCGAATCTCGAAGTGATCCTGATGGATGTCGAAGAGCAAGAAGCCGCGGCTATACGGCCGCTGAAGGTTTTTCCCAACCCCGCGCGCGGGCAGTTGATCCTGGAAACGAGCACCGCCCTGGATGCGCCATTTCGGTTCGCCTGGTATGACCAGACCGGCAGAAAAATCCGGAATGCGACAAGCCAGGCGTTCAGAGCAGGAAACCACAGGTGCATATTATCAACTCATAATCTGATCCCGGGAGTATATTTTCTTAAAGTTGAAGATGATAAAGGTGCCTATTTTAAACGGGTAGTCATAGTGGAGTAATCACAAAAAGTATCGGTTACTCAAGTTCCCTCCGCCGAAGAGATCTTAAAACAAAAGGGCACCGGTATTATGCCGGTGCCCTTTATCATTGAAAGTGATGCCTGTTATTCTTTTCCTTTTGCCGCAGGTTCTGCCTTAACTTCGGTTTCGGCCTCAGCCTCGGCAGGTTTTACCGCCTCGAGGTCCAGAGCTAATTTCTGATATTCCCGGATGCCGGTACCCGCCGGAATGATCCGGCCCACGATCACGTTCTCCTTTAGTCCTTCGAGCCGGTCGAGCTTACCTTCGACCGCGGCGTCGGCCAGGACCTTTGCTGTTTCCTGGAAGCTCGAAGCCGAGAAGAACGATTCGCTGGAAAGCGCGGCCCGCGTGATACCCAGTAGTATCGGTCTATAGGTCGCCGGTTTCTTGCCGTCCACCAGCGCCTGCTGGTTGATAATGATGACGCGGCGCTTGTCGACGATCTCGCCGCCGACGAACGGCGTGTTGCCCGGGTCCTCGATCTTGACCTTTTGGAGCATCTGGCGGACGATGACCTCGATATGCTTGTCGTCGATCTTCACGTCCTGGATGCGGTACACTTCGAGGATCTCGTTGACCAGGAACCGCTGGGTTTCCATCGGCCCTTTGATTTTAAGGATATCATGCGGGTCAATAGCTCCCTCGCACAGCGGGTCGCCGGCGCGCACGTGCTCGCCGGAGTGGACTTTCAGGTACCGCGTGGTCGGGATCTTGTACGCGCGGACATCGCCGACATCGGGCGTAACCGCGATGTTCCAGATACCTTTTTCCTCGTCAATGTCGCTTACGCCGTCGATCTCAGATACGATCGCCGGGTCTTTCACGAATTTGGCTTCCAGCAGTTCTTCCACGCGCGGCAATCCACCGGTGATATCCTTGCTCTTGCCGATCTCCTTTGGTATTCTGGCGATCAGGGTGCCGCCACTGATCTCGTCGCCGTCCTTGACCAGCAGGTACGCGCCCGCCGGAATGGAAAAAGTCTTAAGGTTTTTACCCTTCTTATCCTGGAGATGGACTTTGGGATGGTGTTTGCGCAGACGGTCTTCCACGATAATAAGCTGCTTGCCGCCCGACCGCTCGTCGACCCAGTTCTCCTGGAGCGTGACCCCGGGGATGATGTCCGCGAACTTGATGACGCCAACGGCCGGTGACACGATCGGGATCGAGTACGGGTCCCACTCGAACAGGATGGCGCCGACATCCACCTTGGTTCTGGGCTTAATGTAGATCACGGCGCCGATCGGTATATTGTAATTGTAACCCATCTTGCGACCTTCGCTTTTGATGACAAGGCGGGCTTTGTCGTTAAGACTGACGATCAGTCCGTCCGGCCGTTCCGCACCCGAGAGGTTCTCAAAACTCACCTCGCCTGAGTACTCCGCGAATTTTGACGTGCTCTCCGCGATACGCAGAGCCGCGCCGCCGCCGTGGAAGGTCCTCAACGTGAGCTGAGTGCCGGGTTCGCCGATCGACTGCGCGGCAATGATGCCCACGGCTTCGCCGATCTCGACCATCTTGCCTGTCGCCAGGTTCCGGCCGTAGCATTTCGCGCACAGACCGACTGGTGCTTCGCAGGTCAGGATCGAGCGGACTTTCACCCGTTCAATCCCGGCCTTTTCGATCTTCATGGCCGTGTCGTCCGATATCTCCTGTCCCGCTTTCACCAGGACTTCCTCGGTGACCGGATCGATGATGTCGACCAGGGCAACGCGGCCGGTGATGCGTTCGCTCAGGGGTTCCACGATCTTTTCACCTTCCTTAAGCGCGCCGATCTCCTGGCCCATGATCGTACCGCAGTCGTCGTGCGTGATCGTGACGTTCTGGGCGACATCGACTAGGCGCCGCGTCAGGTACCCGGCGTCAGCGGTTTTCAATGCCGTGTCCGCAAGACCTTTGCGCGCACCGTGGGTCGATATAAAGTACTCCAGCACGGTCAGACCATCCTTGCATGATGATTTGATCGGTGTTTCGATGATCTGCACCGCAGTGACCTTGCGCTGGGGTTTGGACATGAGACCCCGGAGGCCGCAGATCTGGCATGCCTGGTTTCGGGAACCGCGGGCACCCGATTCAACCATCATGAACAGGGGATTGAATCCATTCTGGTCTTTGCTGAGTTCGCTGATAAGCTCTTCCTCGATCTCCATGCCGACCTTGGTCCAGGTGTCGATGACCTTGTTGTACCGCTCGCTCTCGGATATCAGACCGCTCTTGTGCGCGCGGTTGATATCGGTGATCTCTTTGGTGCCCCGCGCCCAGATCTTATCCTTGTTCCGGGGGCTGATCATATCGTCGATGCCGATCGTCAAGCCTGACCTCGTCGCGTATTCAAAACCGAACTTCTTGAGGTTGTCGAGCAGTTCCACCGTCTTTTCCGTGCCGAACCGGTGCAGGCTGTCGTCGACGATCCCGGCCAGGGCTTTCTTGTTGATGGTGATATTCTTGAACCGCATTTCCGGCGGTATCAGGTCGTTGAAAATGACTCTGCCGGCTGTGGTGTCGATGATCTTCTTGTTGTAAA
Coding sequences within it:
- a CDS encoding AI-2E family transporter, with protein sequence MERIILYITILITAAFIIISKIFDPIWLIVLVLTILWYHREESNIRPFFIINLLLFLCYFVFHYFSLLVPFIIGMGLSYILAPAVNWLERRRVPNAVAILAVLIPFIVVIPLVIFMVIFGLVDEVQVMISRIPDVIQYVQDLLGLIIAKLSNIGISIDPDLIANTVTDQLTNILSGFFITIGQIGKGIRDLVIILYNLVLIPLSGYLFLADRKRIALWFKELFPADEQAQVSEFIGRLNISFAKFFRGQLLLMLVVGVIVGFCLWILGIRYYLLLAIVAALANIIPNVGFILSFLPAILIGALSPSPWAALMKICAVYLGEQLLENFLLGPLIVGRASRLNPVVVMIVLVLGGAVFGIWGVIIAVPVAIFLREYLNYFLGLNL
- a CDS encoding DNRLRE domain-containing protein; the protein is MPSQKENNMKNMPNLTGIVVTFFLSITASLHAQVFFPVQDAYVSQYNPTSNFGDVGWLWVYSDLWYDGTIARSLIEFDLTSIPPGSPVQAAMLNIYMFNQAGSDMIVELHSVLQPWSEMTVTWNNQPVHDTNIVALLPYQDYGWWHFPVTGIVQDWINNPVINNGLKMKHQVEQYPDSLGYAVYFYSRDTTLEQPNLEVILMDVEEQEAAAIRPLKVFPNPARGQLILETSTALDAPFRFAWYDQTGRKIRNATSQAFRAGNHRCILSTHNLIPGVYFLKVEDDKGAYFKRVVIVE
- the rpoC gene encoding DNA-directed RNA polymerase subunit beta', with the translated sequence MRSSSHDEPDQMGYNGIRLSLASPETILSWSKGEVTRADTINYRTQRPEKDGLFCERIFGPVKDFECACGKYKKAKYRGTICDRCGVEVSAASVRRDRMGHIDLAVPVAHIFFYKIPPSKIGLLLDLSINQLETILNYEAYVVLEPGNSPHSKGEILNEEEFQAAREAKYEGFKADMGGSPVYELLKEIDLENLSSDLRIRLEKETLPARRTKLLNKLKLVEALRLSGNRPEWMVLTKIPVIPPDLRPLVALEGGRYATSDLNDLYKRVITRNNRVKSLISGIKTPEVIVRNEKRMLQDAIDALLDNSRRSRPIKGRGNRPLKSLADALKGKQGRFRRNLLGKRVDYSGRSVIVVDPSLKLYQCGIPKEMALELFKPMIARKLEERGVVDSERNARRLVRARSTEVYEILEDVIRDHPVMLNRAPTLHRISIQAFLPVLKEGRAIAIHPMVCVPYNADFDGDTMSVHVPLSPEAIMECYLLLLSIHNIRKPADGRAVMTPTQDMVIGLHFLTKERAGTGKPKILSSIDEINHALFNEAITLHQPIKYLYNKKIIDTTAGRVIFNDLIPPEMRFKNITINKKALAGIVDDSLHRFGTEKTVELLDNLKKFGFEYATRSGLTIGIDDMISPRNKDKIWARGTKEITDINRAHKSGLISESERYNKVIDTWTKVGMEIEEELISELSKDQNGFNPLFMMVESGARGSRNQACQICGLRGLMSKPQRKVTAVQIIETPIKSSCKDGLTVLEYFISTHGARKGLADTALKTADAGYLTRRLVDVAQNVTITHDDCGTIMGQEIGALKEGEKIVEPLSERITGRVALVDIIDPVTEEVLVKAGQEISDDTAMKIEKAGIERVKVRSILTCEAPVGLCAKCYGRNLATGKMVEIGEAVGIIAAQSIGEPGTQLTLRTFHGGGAALRIAESTSKFAEYSGEVSFENLSGAERPDGLIVSLNDKARLVIKSEGRKMGYNYNIPIGAVIYIKPRTKVDVGAILFEWDPYSIPIVSPAVGVIKFADIIPGVTLQENWVDERSGGKQLIIVEDRLRKHHPKVHLQDKKGKNLKTFSIPAGAYLLVKDGDEISGGTLIARIPKEIGKSKDITGGLPRVEELLEAKFVKDPAIVSEIDGVSDIDEEKGIWNIAVTPDVGDVRAYKIPTTRYLKVHSGEHVRAGDPLCEGAIDPHDILKIKGPMETQRFLVNEILEVYRIQDVKIDDKHIEVIVRQMLQKVKIEDPGNTPFVGGEIVDKRRVIIINQQALVDGKKPATYRPILLGITRAALSSESFFSASSFQETAKVLADAAVEGKLDRLEGLKENVIVGRIIPAGTGIREYQKLALDLEAVKPAEAEAETEVKAEPAAKGKE